The Candidatus Bathyarchaeota archaeon nucleotide sequence GAGAGGGGAAAGGAAGGTGATAAAAAAAATAGAACTATGAAAATTATTATAGCAGCTACCAAAACCAAAACATGCGCATACCGGAAAAATCTTGAAAAACAACTGCAAGATGCCGGATTAGAATATGAAGTAATGCACTTTGAAGACCATCCGGAATTAATAGATAAGTATAAAATAAAAACATCGCCGCTTTTAATTGTGGATGATGAAGTAGTGTCTTTTGGAAAGCCGGAACATAACATAATCACAGAATTGAAAAACAAAAAATCATGAAGTATTATATTGAAAAAACAACAGAGTACGGTTTCGATGAAGCTATCGAAAAAGTAACCGAAGAACTGAAAAAAGAAGGTTTCGGGGTGTTGACCGAAATTGATGTACAGGCTACTTTAAAAAAGAAGCTGGACGTAAATTTCAAAAAATACCAGATTTTAGGGGCTTGCAATCCACCCTTTGCTCATGAAGCATTGATAGCGGAAAACAAAATCGGAGCCATGCTTCCCTGCAATGTAATTGTGCAGGAGCTGGATAATGGCAAAACAGAAGTAGCTGCCGTTGACCCGGTGGCTTCCATGCTGGCGGTTCAAAACGACAAATTAAGTGCAATTGCCGAAGAAATCAGGTCGAAACTTCAAAAGGTAATTGAAAGCGTATAATACGGCTGAAATTTTAACCTAAAGTAGTTCAAAAATAATTGAAAATGAGAAAACAACTGTTGTTATTAACCTTCGCACTTTTCTGGGTATTCACAGCGAATGCCCAGGAAGGCGAGCGGTTAAAAGTAATCACAGGGGTACGTGTTAACCCTTTTGTGATGTACGATTTTGATGGTAACAAAAAGGAAATAACCCGTATCCATGCCGAATTGGGCGCCATGTTCAATAATAAAACCTATTTGTCGGTGGGATACACGCCCTTTGCCAACGCCATTTACAATTTCAACGAATACTGGTTTGTAGGGTTCGACAAAAAAATCCCGGTATCGTGGGTTTTGGCGGAAGAGTATATGATAGATGAAAATAAATTCATCGTACAGACCGGGCCCAATTTCAAATTAGGGAACGTGGGAAATGCGTTTGTATTTTTGTTTACCCCTGTTGATAATATTGACTGGGGCTTGAAAGTGGGCGCTTTTATTCCTTTAAATGTGGTTTTGCATAAAGATTAGTTCACATGTTCAAATCTGTATTTACCATCAGTAAAATGGACTGCCCTTCCGAAGAATCCCTTATCAGGACGAAGCTGGAAGGGTTTTCATCCGTTAAAAACCTGGTTTTCGATATTGAAAACCGGAAGCTGGAGGTATATCATTCAGGCGATGTGGATGAAATCCACCAGGCAATCAGCCAACTAAAATTAGGGGACAAACTCGAAAACACAGTCGAAACGGAATTACCGCCCGGCACCGACGATTCGCAACAGCGTAAAATACTCTGGTGGGTACTGGGCATCAATTTCACCTTTTTCGTGGTGGAAATGACCACCGGCTGGATTTCTCACTCCATGGGCCTTATGGCCGATTCGCTGGACATGCTGGCTGATTCTATTGTTTACGGGCTCAGCCTTTTTGCAGTGGGTGCGGCCATTTCACGAAAGAAAAAAGTAGCCAAAATCAGCGGGTATTTCCAGATGGGGCTGGCTACGCTGGGTTTTGCCGAAGTGCTGCGGCGTTTTTTCAGCAC carries:
- a CDS encoding thioredoxin family protein, translated to MKIIIAATKTKTCAYRKNLEKQLQDAGLEYEVMHFEDHPELIDKYKIKTSPLLIVDDEVVSFGKPEHNIITELKNKKS
- a CDS encoding DUF302 domain-containing protein, whose protein sequence is MKYYIEKTTEYGFDEAIEKVTEELKKEGFGVLTEIDVQATLKKKLDVNFKKYQILGACNPPFAHEALIAENKIGAMLPCNVIVQELDNGKTEVAAVDPVASMLAVQNDKLSAIAEEIRSKLQKVIESV
- a CDS encoding cation diffusion facilitator family transporter, encoding MFKSVFTISKMDCPSEESLIRTKLEGFSSVKNLVFDIENRKLEVYHSGDVDEIHQAISQLKLGDKLENTVETELPPGTDDSQQRKILWWVLGINFTFFVVEMTTGWISHSMGLMADSLDMLADSIVYGLSLFAVGAAISRKKKVAKISGYFQMGLATLGFAEVLRRFFSTSETPLFQWMIIVSILALAGNLVSLWLINKAKSKEAHMQASAIFTSNDIIVNGGVILAGVLVYLLNSKWPDLVIGGIVFTFVMRGAVRILKLSK